In a genomic window of Shouchella clausii:
- a CDS encoding carbohydrate ABC transporter permease: MKTKRRFKTFLYHFTVLLFGFFMLYPVLWMISSSVKPPAEIFQQAASLLPSAFHWDNYVEGWKGFGSVGFDQIFRNSLFVSSMNIIGALISSSFVAFGFARLKFPLKNVLFACLIGTLMLPMQITLIPQYILFNYFGWVNTFLPLIVPAFVGGTPFFIFLMVQFIRGIPRELDEAAVIDGCSTFGIFWRIIMPLCKPVLVTVTIFAFLWSWDDFFGGLIYLNDPSLYTVGLGLASFLDSTSASSWGPLLAMATLSLVPQFIVFLFFQKYLIQGIATTGIK; this comes from the coding sequence TTTATGCTTTACCCCGTGCTTTGGATGATCAGCAGCTCGGTAAAGCCACCTGCAGAAATCTTCCAGCAGGCAGCTTCTTTGCTGCCGTCTGCTTTTCATTGGGACAATTACGTAGAAGGTTGGAAAGGGTTTGGCAGCGTTGGCTTTGACCAAATTTTCCGCAACTCACTCTTTGTATCAAGCATGAACATCATCGGTGCCTTGATTTCATCTTCATTTGTCGCGTTCGGATTTGCACGCTTGAAATTCCCGCTAAAGAATGTATTGTTTGCTTGTTTAATTGGAACGCTGATGCTGCCAATGCAAATTACGCTTATTCCCCAATACATTCTGTTTAACTACTTTGGCTGGGTCAATACGTTTTTGCCGTTAATTGTCCCTGCCTTTGTAGGCGGCACACCGTTTTTCATCTTCTTAATGGTCCAGTTCATCCGTGGTATCCCGAGAGAACTAGATGAAGCGGCTGTCATTGATGGGTGCTCTACCTTTGGCATCTTCTGGCGGATTATTATGCCTTTGTGCAAACCGGTGCTTGTCACCGTTACGATCTTTGCGTTCCTATGGAGTTGGGATGACTTTTTTGGTGGGTTGATTTATTTGAATGACCCGTCACTTTATACGGTAGGGCTTGGGCTTGCCAGTTTTCTGGATTCTACTAGCGCATCGTCATGGGGACCGCTTCTGGCAATGGCAACACTGTCCCTCGTTCCCCAATTTATCGTGTTTCTATTCTTCCAAAAATACCTGATTCAAGGGATTGCAACAACTGGCATCAAGTAA